In Pedobacter sp. W3I1, one DNA window encodes the following:
- the rpmD gene encoding 50S ribosomal protein L30, which yields MAKIKITQVKSVIDRSERQKRTVQALGLSKMNQSVEVEATPQIIGMVRKVNHLVAIEAI from the coding sequence ATGGCTAAGATCAAAATAACACAAGTAAAAAGCGTTATCGACAGAAGCGAGCGCCAAAAAAGAACCGTTCAGGCTTTGGGTTTATCTAAAATGAACCAAAGTGTTGAGGTTGAAGCTACACCACAAATTATCGGTATGGTTCGCAAAGTGAACCATTTGGTAGCAATCGAAGCAATCTAG
- the secY gene encoding preprotein translocase subunit SecY, with protein sequence MKKLFTTLSNIWKIQELKERILFTLLILLVYRFVSHVVLPGVDPTALGNNEKSGILGLLDMFAGGSFSRVSILALGVMPYISASIVVQLLGIAVPSFQKMQKEGESGRKKMNQITRYLTVAITIVQSVGYVKTQVPAEAILLPNTLFLVLSTFVLTAGTLFVMWLGEKITDKGIGNGTSLIIMVGIIARLPVAISQEFSARVGSSSEGGGPVALVLEIVALFAVVMFTILIVQGVRKVPVQYAKKIVGNRQFGGVRQYIPLKVNAAGVMPIIFAQALMFIPGALMQFVPSLQGSWLIQFSNTTSLAYSLTFAFLIIAFTFFYTAITVNPTQMSDDMKKNGGFIPGVKPGFATSTFIDDVISKITFPGAVFLAIIAILPSLAVKFGIKQEFAHFFGGTSLLILVGVVLDTLQQIESYLLMRHYDGLMKTGRVTGRTGIPAASSNAAL encoded by the coding sequence ATGAAGAAGCTATTTACTACTTTAAGTAATATCTGGAAAATTCAGGAATTAAAAGAGCGTATATTATTTACGCTCTTAATTCTTTTGGTATACCGTTTCGTATCTCACGTGGTTTTGCCAGGTGTAGATCCAACTGCTTTAGGCAATAACGAAAAATCAGGAATCTTAGGCTTACTAGATATGTTTGCCGGAGGTTCTTTCTCTCGTGTGTCTATTTTAGCATTGGGGGTAATGCCTTATATCTCTGCGTCCATTGTGGTGCAACTATTAGGTATTGCTGTTCCTTCTTTCCAAAAAATGCAGAAAGAGGGCGAAAGTGGTAGAAAGAAAATGAACCAGATTACCCGTTACCTAACGGTAGCGATCACAATCGTTCAATCTGTTGGTTACGTTAAAACGCAAGTTCCGGCAGAAGCTATTTTATTGCCAAATACTTTATTCTTAGTGTTATCTACGTTTGTATTAACAGCAGGTACATTATTTGTAATGTGGTTAGGTGAAAAAATTACTGATAAAGGTATTGGTAACGGTACATCACTAATCATTATGGTTGGTATTATTGCCCGGTTACCAGTTGCAATTTCTCAGGAGTTTAGTGCACGTGTAGGCTCATCTAGTGAAGGTGGAGGCCCGGTTGCATTGGTTTTAGAGATTGTTGCATTATTTGCTGTGGTAATGTTTACCATTTTAATTGTTCAAGGTGTACGTAAAGTACCTGTACAATACGCAAAGAAAATTGTTGGTAACCGCCAGTTTGGTGGTGTTCGTCAGTACATTCCTTTAAAGGTAAATGCTGCTGGTGTTATGCCGATCATTTTTGCTCAGGCGTTAATGTTTATTCCAGGTGCTTTAATGCAGTTTGTTCCTTCATTACAAGGTTCTTGGTTAATCCAGTTCAGCAACACAACTTCGTTGGCTTATAGCTTAACGTTCGCATTTTTAATTATCGCATTTACTTTCTTCTATACTGCCATTACAGTGAATCCAACTCAAATGAGTGATGATATGAAGAAAAATGGTGGTTTTATCCCAGGTGTTAAACCAGGTTTTGCAACATCAACTTTTATTGATGATGTAATCTCTAAAATCACTTTCCCAGGTGCAGTATTTTTAGCGATCATCGCTATTTTACCTTCGTTAGCGGTTAAGTTTGGCATTAAACAAGAATTTGCGCACTTCTTTGGTGGTACTTCTTTATTAATTTTAGTTGGTGTTGTATTGGATACTTTACAACAGATCGAAAGTTATTTATTGATGCGCCATTATGATGGTTTGATGAAAACGGGTAGAGTTACCGGCAGAACAGGTATTCCTGCTGCAAGTAGCAACGCTGCGTTGTAG
- the rplO gene encoding 50S ribosomal protein L15 yields the protein MNLSNLKPAVGSTKNSKRIGRGTGSGRGGTSTRGHKGAGSRSGHKTKIGFEGGQMPLQRRVPKVGFKPINRTEYVGVNLDVLQALAEKHSLTTIDFAALQVHGLASKNDLVKILGRGEVKAKLEITAHAFSATAQKAIEAAGGSIVKL from the coding sequence ATGAATTTAAGTAATTTAAAACCTGCAGTAGGTTCTACAAAAAACAGTAAAAGAATTGGTCGTGGTACAGGTTCTGGTCGTGGCGGTACTTCAACCCGTGGTCACAAAGGTGCGGGTTCTCGTTCAGGTCACAAAACCAAAATCGGTTTCGAAGGTGGTCAAATGCCTTTACAACGTCGTGTGCCTAAAGTTGGTTTCAAACCAATTAACCGTACAGAATATGTTGGTGTAAACTTAGATGTTTTACAAGCTTTAGCTGAAAAACACAGCTTAACAACTATCGATTTCGCTGCTTTACAAGTACATGGTTTAGCTTCTAAAAACGACTTAGTTAAAATTTTAGGTCGTGGTGAAGTTAAAGCAAAGCTAGAAATTACAGCACATGCGTTCTCTGCAACCGCACAAAAAGCTATTGAAGCTGCAGGTGGTTCTATTGTAAAATTGTAA